Proteins co-encoded in one Arachis stenosperma cultivar V10309 chromosome 7, arast.V10309.gnm1.PFL2, whole genome shotgun sequence genomic window:
- the LOC130940031 gene encoding uncharacterized protein LOC130940031: MSTHGCRHGRGRCRIGNAMPEATGNNPNPIDFMAALGNMAAAMQVTAKALKNQINNGNNGNNGDDGPMTLSSFLKVHPPTFRGTSNPTDMNNWIQAIEQALHAQQVSEEQWIEFGTYQLQGEAQHWWQGMRCILQPDGILISWELFRIEFYKKYFPISVRNANELELLQLKQGQMTITEYTSRFEELSCFSCICQGAPEDFAE, encoded by the coding sequence ATGTCGACTCACGGATGCAGACACGGGCGAGGTAGATGTAGAATAGGAAATGCTATGCCAGAAGCAACAGGGAATAATCCTAACCCTATAGACTTCATGGCTGCCTTAGGGAATATGGCCGCGGCTATGCAAGTGACAGCCAAAGCCCTGAAAAACCAAATAAATAATGGGAATAATGGCAACAATGGCGATGATGGTCCTATGACGCTTTCCTCCTTTCTGAAGGTTCATCCTCCGACCTTCAGAGGAACCTCAAATCCTACCGATATGAATAACTGGATTCAAGCCATTGAGCAAGCATTACATGCTCAGCAGGTTTCTGAAGAACAGTGGATTGAGTTTGGAACCTACCAGCTGCAGGGTGAGGCTCAGCATTGGTGGCAGGGCATGAggtgtattctgcagcctgATGGGATTTTAATCTCTTGGGAATTGTTCCGAATAGAATTTTATAAGAAATACTTTCCCATCTCAGTTAGAAATGCCAATGAACTTGAACTGCTCCAGCTGAAACAAGGCCAGATGACCATTACTGAATACACTAGCAGATTTGAGGAACTGTCCTGTTTTTCATGCATTTGTCAGGGAGCTCCTGAGGATTTTGCTGAGTGA